The following is a genomic window from Carassius gibelio isolate Cgi1373 ecotype wild population from Czech Republic chromosome B7, carGib1.2-hapl.c, whole genome shotgun sequence.
GGTGTTTCGTTTTTGGTCCGTACTGAAATCAAGCAAGTTATCCCATgcaaatcagtattttaaataattacataaaaattataatgCCAATCTTAAATAGGAGTTAATGGGTACTAGATAATTTTacggagtgtctatttacactaaataGATAGAAATTGATTTTATATCCATTGAATACGTTTAAAAATAGCTGTTAGTATTTACAGTTTACCAAAAGATGAATCACAGCTGAGCTGGTGCTAGTACTGTATATGCACGACATTACACTCAATATAAAGTGTTTGCAGACAAAATCTTCTCACATTCCCGAACACATATGCAAACACATCATCATAGGTTGATCTTGCACTTGCATCCAGAAATTATGACAAGTATAAACTGTGACATGGCGCTTTTTGCTGTTGCATGTCCACGACAATGTACAACACACATAATTACAGTTCACATGTAGTGGAGTCTAGGGCTCAGATGTTTCCAGATATTTATTACTCATCCACACTGTGACAGCCATATGATGAAGCCTTTCTTCCAGCCGGTAGAGATGAAAACGTCAGCCCAGCTGGCCAGGGAGTGGGGACTGGAGGATGTCGATCACACATTCACAGAAGAAGATTACCACACACTAACCAACTACAAAGCCTTCAGCCAGTTCATGAGGTACTGTCCTGCACCAGAGGATTCATACATTGTAGTTCCTTTCAGCAACACTTCTGTAAACATATGATCCTCTGCAGACCCTTGATTGCTAAGAAGAACCCTAAAATCCCCATGTCCAAGATGATGACCATTCTGGGGGCCAAATGGAGGGAGTTCAGCTCCAATAATCCATTTAAAGGCTCGGCCGCTGCCGTCGCTGCCGCCGCAGCCGCCGCCGCAGCAGCCGTAGCTGAGCAGGTCTCTGCAGCAACAGCCTCCCCTGAACCTCCACCTCAGCCACCACCACTTCGCAAGGCCAAGACCAAAGAGGGCAAAGGTGAGAGGTCACAGAGCATGGGCAGCTGCGTGGGTTTCAGTACAGGACTTGTTAATTCACTTTGTTTAAACACACAGCATCcaaaatttgtgtttttgtcgGGCTGAGGGCTGCTGATGGTAGAcatgctgttgattttttttttatacactacAGGTGATAAAGGAAAAAATTTTAACGTATAATATTTTCCCCAGTTTgttattcacagtgcattaaaacaattgttttgtattacaggtttattgaaatgttatgtttacgTGAGGCACTTCCTCGTTTAAATATTCACACATTTGCATGCAATTGAAAATCTGAACTCAATGAAATCTGATAAACCCACGCTCAgaattcttgttttctttttctttattgaaAAATTATGGAAAAATCTATCTAAAATTTGAGTGCAATAAGCTTATATATTACAGCACAAAATGATATgggccagaaaaaaaaacaataacaaaaaaaacaataactatattatttatttttgttttatcttgCAAGTGAATATTTTGTCAGGGAAGAGTTAAAATTTCGACCGGGCCAGTAGAAAAAAATCAGAGAGAGAGACCTGCAGAGTAAAGCCTTTCATGCTCATATcccatattttttacattaaatttgcatttgcactcattttaagataatatttaacatctttaaatCTAATTTCATAGAAATCTCAAAATGTATATTGATAATACCTAAATTCAcctaaaagcatttttaaactactgattttagttttttgtgttttatttttaatacatctgGACAAAATTTGGTTTCATTTCAATATTGAAATATTGGTTTTCGTCAGGTCCTGGCTATAAGAAACGCAGTAAGAGTCCTCGCGTCTCAGATAAGAAGAAGCCAAAGCCCAAGAAAATGGCTCCTCTGCGTATTAAACTGGGAGCTCTTGGTAACAAGAGGAAGAAGAGCAGTTCGGTGAGAGTTTGTGTGTAATACGTCTGCACATGTTGGGTGCAGTAGTTGTGTTTGATCTTGTGTGTGGTTGTAATTCAGAGCGAGGAGGTGGATGAGGACGATTCTGAGCAGGAGAACTCCAGCGTTCACAGTTCATCAGTACGCTCTGACAGCTCGGGACGggtcaagaagaacaaaaggggTCGCCcagcaaagaagaagaaaaagggtGAGATGTTTACCTTTCCTTATTGTATTGGATCTGTCTTTAAAAACGATGTCTTAATCATCTGATGTATGAACTGAATAAAAACTCCTTTTGACATGAAAACAAGAATGTAATGTAATCTTACCCAATCTTTTCCAAAATTGTTGTTTCTTGATTCATCACTGTAAAATTAAGGGAAGTGCAAAAGAAGGATGTACACCTTCAagtgtacatactgtatatatatatatctgtatatatatatatatatatatatatatatatatatataaatatatatatatatatatatatatatatatatatatagcgaagttctttttttctttgcttagGAGTAGGAAGTTGTTTGAATACCTTTGTAGCTGTATATCGATGACGGCCATGTTGCTGACAGCAATGTTTAGtcaaattatatgtaaatatttgctgCACACGTTCCTCTCAAaagcaaaataaacacacaacaaaaataacaGGGGTGAGAAAAGAGTAGTTAAGAAAGCATCTAATCAAAGCAATGAGCATATGTTTGCACCAGCTCTGTAATTCGGCGCTCTAGTCAAGTCAAACTATGTTTattaatatagctctttattcAATAGATTGCTTTAAAAAAGAAAGCAGCTTTAaagtattgaaaaataaaaactttacttttattacttattatttagTTCCTAGATTTCGTTTGAAGTATGTTGGCGCCTTTAATAGTTTAAAATCGTTTTTTAATGCAATTGAAAAATTGCTTCAAAGAGTTGAAATAGATTTCGTGCCTCTCAATGTCTGTTTCTTTCTCAGTCCTGGGTGATGAGGATGGCGATGGCTATGAGACTGACCATCAGGACTACTGCGAGGTGTGTCAGCAGGGAGGGGAGATCATTCTGTGCGACACCTGTCCTCGAGCGTACCACCTGGTGTGCCTTGAGCCTGAGCTTGAGAAAGCCCCTGAGGGCAAGTGGAGCTGTCCTCACTGCGTGAGTCACATCCACCCAAACCTACAGAACTACAGACTGATTATAACCTGAAACCTGATACTTTTTCCACATTTTATATGGGAAGGtcatcaaaaacatgaaaaattgtTGTCTTTTGTATAGTATGAGATACATTTTTCTTCATAGGCTCTTCATTGTATGCGTTTaagtgtatgtttttgtttttccaggAGAAAGAAGGGATCCAGTGGGAAGCAAAGGAAGACGACTTTGAGGACTTTGAAGAAGAGTGTGACGATGTCCGGGATGTGGAGGCAGGGCTGGGAGGAGAGGAAGAAGATGATCACATGGAGTTCTGTCGCGTATGTAAAGATGGAGGAGAGCTGTTGTGTTGTGACTCCTGTCCGTCGTCCTATCACATTCACTGCCTGAACCCCCCACTGCCCGAGATCCCCAACGGAGAGTGGCTCTGTCCACGCTGCACTGTGAGTAATGCTATGTCACAgggctttatatttatttatttttgttgtattgGAAGTCTCTTAAAAACTATGCACTGATATTTTACGCGGTTTATTGTTTTTCCCATATCCCAGACCCAAACACtttaaactaaaatgttaaaCTATGCTAATAGAAACATAAACAGTATCAATATTTATTGTGAACTAAATGACTTACTGACCCATAGTTGTGGAGTCACCACAACAAACAATTTAGTCCTAATAAAGTTTTTCCAAAAGTTAGTGTACTTGCTTACCATGGAGACAACACTGTCAGTGAAGAGCATGcttgagatgaaatatgagaCATGTGATGTGTGAAGAAAAGAAAGCAATGCAAGGTAAATATCACTTGTTGTGAACaatgtttgtaattttattttcagtcCAGGTGGAATTttgttaaaatatgcaaaaatgtgtgaaaatataattttattgtggGTATAAATGTATCCATAAATGATAGGAATGAATTACATctgtgtatatacatttatatatatatgtgtgtgtacatatatagcattttatgtaattttaatacacaaaataaaatatagctcaGTTGAGGTAAGTTAGTTTACTTGTGCTGATTTTAATTTGATGCAAAATTAGTTTTAGTTTGAGAGATTAAGTAATTTATAAggttacttaaagggatagttcacccaaaaatctaaatgatgtcattaatgtctcaccctcatgtcgttccaaaccttcaatggagggactaagagctctcggactaaatctaaaatatcttaaactgtgtcccgaagatgaacggaggtctcacgggtttggaacgacatgagggtgagtcattaatgacatcatttagatttttgggtgaactatccctttaaggaaaatAGACTTGCgaattttaatttgtaatcaaTGCTTTACAGATTCGTCAGTGATCAGTTTAGTGGAAATATTTCATATGATCTGCAGcttctgttgtttgttttttagtgtCCACCAATCAAAGGGCGAGTGCAAAAAATTCTGCACTGGCGATGGGGTGATCCCCCGCCCCCTGTTCCTGTCCCTCCGCCCCCAGACGCACCCCCTGATGCACCGCCCCCTCCCCCTATGAAGGGTCGTCCAGAGAGAGAGTTCTTTGTGAAGCTTGTGGGACAGTCCTACTGGCACTGCACCTGGATCACAGAGCTACAGGTGCGTCTGTAAGACATTGTGAGCCAGACATCACCGTTAAACGACACACAGACATTTCCCTTATCCATATCTATCCTTCCTCAGCTCGAGATCTTCCACTCTGTGATGTTCCGGAACTATCAGAGGAAAACGGACATGGACGAGCCGCCCAGCCTGGACTACGGCTCCGGGGGAGAAGAGGATTCTGGGAAGAGTGAGAAGCGGAGAGCCAAAGACCCTCAATATGCCATTCTGGAGGAGAAGTACTACCGATATGGCATCAAGCCTGAGTGGATGATGGTGCACAGGATAATCAATCACAGGTGAGTGTTTTTTGTGTTAATATACTACATACTGTCAgaatattagaaatgtctttatgtGTGTGCGCAGTGTGGATAAGAAGGGCAACTACCACTACCTGGTCAAATGGAGAGATCTGACCTATGACCAGTGCACCTGGGAGAGAGATGAGCTGGACATCCCTGAGTTCAGCGCACACAAAACGCTGTACTGGAGACACAGGTGCAGTCACGCATCAATGTTTCAGAAAACTGTCACAAGGGTTTGAATCCTCTCAGAATCTTTGTTTCCTAGCAATCCATCTCGGATGATGGAATAagcagtgttttgttgttgttttttctcataGGGAAGAAGTGATGAAGGAGGACCCAGAGAAGccaaggaggatgaggaggagagaggagaatgATGAAGCCCCATGCACGCCTGTTAATGATGTTGGTGTCAGCCTTTTCTTTTCCTCCAGTGGTTCAggaataacatttttaaagcaaAGTAACACTTTTATGTTAAGTCAAACAAGTACAGCTTAGTCAGAATGGTGTCAGCTggtcatatatttaaatgtaatgtataatagtttttatttttataaaattggtAATATCCTGTAGTTAAGATGAATCATGCGGCTGCTAgatcatatttaatattaattaataggttattaatgtaaaaattaaatgcatttaatatatcaCTACTTTTACTTTCTGTTattgaaaaaaacttttaaaactagcagtttttttcataattacatCAGAAATATCATATATATTGTATGGGAGGCCTGTGAATCAAAAAAGTATCTTGCAAAAAAGTAGCATCTAAaaagaaacacaacaaaatgatCATATTAAGAAAGAATTTCACCGTCATAATATagcacattaatatgcaaatttagcCGTTCAGTGAACTTCAAACTTGCCCTCGTGAAAACTAGCATCTAGTTGCTTAGATAATTAAAGGCCAGACATAACAATAACACACTATTTGTTGATCGGTTCAGTTgtctgctgttttcttttctgtgttaattgtataataaattgtGTCATGCAATGCTGCCAATGTGTAGCATCTTAAATATTCATGTCCTGAAAAATGTAGGCTATTAATTGCAGCCTTAGACACAAAAAGCTATATTACCATCATAAATagattggaaaaaataaatataaaattacaaacagaatacaatgttaatattattttctatgATAATCTAATGTCTACATTTTAAGATGGGGTggccaatcctgctcctggagggctaTCATCTAACACACCTGCTAGGacgttttgattttgatttttgaaGCTTTTAAAACTATTGTTTGTGTATCATATCACAGTTTGAGAGCCACTCTTTTATGCTGttgatttacttttattttctcaTACTATCTACCTGTTAATAGTCCACAAAATTGGGTCCTACCATCTTTTTCTGCCTCCTTGCCATCTATTTTAAATAGCTCTGatgttactttatttttaacatttgcttTCTAACACAAAGTCCTTTTTTGGGCATGTAGGACCACCCTTCTTGTTTCTAAAAAGTTCTCTACCTAACTCTCTTCTCTCAGCCTACCATCAAGTACGAGGAGCAGCCGGACTTTGTGACAGAGACAGGAGGGACGCTGCATCTCTATCAGCTGGAGGGCCTGAATTGGCTGCGGTTCTCCTGGGCACAGGGAACAGACACCATCCTGGCTGATGAAATGGGCTTGGGCAAGACCATCCAGACTATTGTTTTCCTCTACTCGTTATTAAAAGAGGTCTGTGACGCTCCGCTtacaaaagtgtattttaaatgaCATGTAAACTTCTAAACCTCACGTCTCTCTGTCCATGTCTCTCTCCAGGGACACACTAAAGGGCCGTTCCTGGTGAGCGCACCGTTGTCCACAATCATTAACTGGGAACGGGAGTTTGAGATGTGGGCTCCTGACTTCTACGTTGTCACTTACACCGGGGACAAGGACAGCCGGGCCATCATCCGTGAGAACGAATTCACCTTTGACGACGCGCCGGTGAAGGGAGGAAAGAAAGCCTTCAAATTACGGGTGAGAAGGAGAGGAGATGGGCGCTGGAAGGGGAAGGAATGACTGCTGATTGGAGAGGTGAAATGCAAAGATGGACAATGTAGAAAGAAAATGAAGAGAAATGTGACGGAAAGAGAGAAGCCATAGTAATAGAGAAGAGGCAAAGGATGTCATTCTGGTGCTATAGGAAGAAGTGATTTTACTCTaaccattattttcattttttacccATCATCCCTCTAGAGAGAAGCGCCCATTAAGTTCCACGTGTTGTTGACATCCTATGAGCTTGTGACCATAGACCAGAACGTCCTCAAGTCTGTTGACTGGGCCTGTCTTGTAGTGGATGAAGCCCACCGACTCAAAAACAACCAGTCCAAGGTACGCCGACTTAGTTAGGTTTTCCTGTGCTTTTGTCCAAGTTTTGTTTGGtttgagggagtgtgtgtgtgtgtgtgtgtgtgtttgggtgattCATCCTAATCTAATACAGCACATGAAATAACTTCTTGTGTTCTTGGCAACAGGGTAGATTGAGGACAACAGATATAAACTTTTATAAACCATTATAAAAAAGCCATTACATGTTTTCATTCAATGAGTCACTAAATAAGAAAGAATTTGGGGTTATTGAAAAAAATTTGCATGCATTTGATCAAAcgcaataaattaataattgtttgaatgatgaactgttttgtattttaatatattttataattgatgaaagagctgaattttcaacagccattactccagccttaAGTGTCACTTGatcttttaaaaagtcattttaataaGCTCATTTATTGCACAAGTAACTtttttattaaagctgcagtcggtaacttttgactttctagcggttaataaacagaactgcttgcgtcttgcggaagaacatcgtagccggaactacttctctctgtttatgtctatgaagaatcacaaaggtactgggttactctgccgcggtatccccgaagcaatctaaaatagtccgaatataaacacttattataggtgcaccctagtgattcaggacaagctaaaaacacggtttggaaaatggattcacggTGTACtcgtttattatataaatttttctacattttgaaaacaaacaaagttacggaccgcagctctgattggttgtttcttaccggaagcgatggatttctgcaaatggcaataggacactgggaggagccagaggagcttgattttctcagattatctgtctcatattctactatcaggacataatgacaggtttaacaaatatgtaaaaaaatatatttttacaaaagttacctactgcagctttaatactgaaaacagttctaaaatatttaataataaccgAGATATAAGAGTCCTTGCTTAAAAccaattttaattactttttaaaaatccgTAGCGAACCCAAAACTTTAAAGTGGTAGGATGATCTATATTAAGAATAATCGACACATTCAGAAATTAAATAACAACTAATTTTACTCATTATTGTACACGTTTTGCAAAAAGATATAAAATAGTTTAGATAGACTGGCACATCATGGTTTCATAATGAATCTATAGTAAGCACCTTTATATATTTCCAGTTAAGTGAAATACagattttgtatgtgtgtgtgtgtgttttattaactGAAGATGGTTGTTGTGGTGTGTTAGTTCTTCAGGAGACTCAATGACTACAAGATAGACCATAAGCTGCTCCTAACAGGAACTCCTCTCCAGAACAACCTGGAAGAACTTTTCCATCTTCTGAACTTCCTGACACCCAACCGCTTCAAGTATGACCATACGCATAAAAGCACATTTACTGTATATGCTTAAACAGATTATAAAAGTGTCCCAAGAAGTATGTTATATAATGcaatgatatacatttttttgataCATTCTGAGGCCACTGCACATCAGCACAGACACGTTTTAATACTCAAAATAATTGGACTACATCGCTTTATCTCTGTCCTTCAGTAATCTAGAGGGGTTTCTAGAGGAGTTTGCAGATATCTCTAAAGAGGACCAGATTAAGAAACTGCATGACCTGCTCGGCCCACACATGCTCCGGAGACTCAAAGCTGACGTGTTTAAGAACATGCCGGCCAAAACTGAGCTGATCGTCCGAGTGGAGCTCAGCCCCATGCAGAAGTGAGTCCTCAAAGTGTCTCGACGTGTATTTATTATCTCAAAATAATCAGCAGTAGAAGGAATATACAAATATTGaatttgtttaaatacatttcttaCTATGCATGCTAGCCTTTTTCATATGTTTTAACGTGCACATTgtgtaataaacagaaaatactaCAAGTTCATTCTGACGCGTAATTTCGAGGCGCTGAATTCTAAGGGAGGAGGAAACCAGGTGTCTCTGCTCAACATTATGATGGACCTCAAAAAGTGCTGCAACCACCCCTACCTCTTCCCCGTCGCTTCTGCTGTAAGAGCACACACTGTATTTCTGAcggacacaacaacaacaaaaaaaagtagtGTGAAATcctgccacctgctgtcagaaaaTTGGATTTGCTTGATGCTTTCAAAATGTTTGGCTAATAGTAGTGTTTAGTGtttgacaaggtttttttttatcgTGCATATGGGCGTCATAGATTGTCTTGTGTTACAGGAAGCTCCCAAAACACCAAGTGGAGCGTATGAAGGTGCAGGTCTCACTAAGGCTTCTGGGAAACTCATGCTGCTGCAGAAAATGCTCAGAAAACTGAAAGAGCAAGGCCACCGAGTGCTAGTGTTCTCTCAGGTACAAACACACAAGAGAATGCTTTCACTTAGCTTGTGTTTTACACATAATAAGCTGGAATGCACACAGGATCCCAAATTGTGGTTTATTAGTGCCCCCAGGTGGTGTGGAGCACACCTCTGGAAATGTGagaatattgcaatatatatgtGGTTTGAATTTCTCTGTGTTTCTAATCATTACAATCTCATTTGGAGCTAGTGGCAAGCTAGGTGTTTCTTGGATGGTCTGATTTGATCAGATGTGGTACtttgcatgcattttaatttCGTCACGTCTTACTATATCTTATTTAAACTTACACTGGTTCCTCCCCAGATGACAAAGATGCTGGATTTACTGGAGGATTTCCTGGATTATGAGGGCTATAAATATGAGCGAATTGATGGAGGCATCACTGGAGCTCTCCGACAGGAAGCCATCGACAGATTCAACGGTAAGAGCAGTGCAGATAAACATATTTAGGTAATATTACTGTAGTGTGTTTTGGCGAGTTGTGATCCTGTCATGCTTTCAggtcattaaaaaaatttttataaccTGAATGCAAAgcaaatcgctttggataaaagcgtctgctaaatgcataaatgtaaataaatgtatattaaaacattAGGTGGTACTTAGATGGTCTGATATGAAGAAAGGTGGTCTAAAATGTTTGAGAACCTCTCAGCTAGAGATTTGGTTTTAATAGCTATTCAGATGTCATCACAAAGCCATCTTCGCGCTCTCCTCTCTCTTCTCAGTCCAAATGTTGATGATAAATGTGAAGCTCATTGTTTGTAAGACTCAATCCATTCTTGGAGCCGTCGAGTAAGTTGTTTTCAGATGTGGAGGAAAGTTTATGCCAAATGCCGAACGTCTTATCTCGAAACGgcagttgatttattttattgtcgTGGAAGCAAAGCTTGCAGTTTACAAGGGCAAAATTACTTGAGGACAGACACGGTTGGTACATCATATCACTGTTTAAAGCATTTATGAAGTCTGGAGTCATTGCTGAATTTGAATATTACAACGTTTTGAAGGATATATAAACATTGTTGCTATAATTAAATCTTTTGCATTGTGCTCCGGTGAGAGAGGTTGTGTTTGATTGATTGTGTTATAATGACTTGATGACTTTTTGGTTGGCCAAAATTTATGagcaaatctttaaaaaaatctcccAGTGAGCAATTTCATTTAACTTTAAGGAATTAAGGAAGTTTTTCCTCATTTTGACTTGTTTGGGACATAATATTTTCTAATTTCTCTCTCTGTCGGTCACACAGCTCCTGGTGCGTgtcagttttgttttcttctctctaCTCGAGCGGGCGGTCTGGGAATCAACTTGGCCACTGCGGACACAGTCATCATCTTCGACTCTGACTGGAATCCGCACAATGACATTCAGGTAAATATAAAACAGCGGAGTGTCTCACCTGACAGGTTTGATCTGGGGTTTTCTCTGTCGAGTGCCACCTAGAGGACAGTTTGAGTACTGAAAACCTAGAACAGCATCAGTGAGGTTTCACAGCCAAATATATTTAGAATCGTATCTCTTGTCTCCTCTTAGGCCTTCAGCCGAGCTCACCGTATTGGTCAGGCCAATAAAGTGATGATATATCGGTTTGTGACTCGGGCCTCAGTGGAGGAACGAATCACTCAGGTGGCCAAGAGAAAGATGATGCTCACACACCTGGTGGTGCGGCCCGGTCTGGGCTCAAAAGCTGGATCCATGTCTAAACAAGAGCTGGACGACATCCTCAAGTTTGGCACGGAGGAGCTTTTCAAGGATGAGATCGAGGGTGGGATTGAGACATTCAATTGAGATTAATGAACTCGATCGTTTGCTTGTTGAAATGTTGTGAAAAAACTTGCTCTGTAACTCTCTGCAACATGTTGTGATACTGAAGGTTCACCAGCTTGTTTCTTGTTTTCAGCGGGGGAAAATAAGGAGGATGACAGCAGTGTAATTCACTATGACAGTACCGCCATCGAGCGCTTGCTAGACCGCAGCCAGGACGCCACA
Proteins encoded in this region:
- the LOC127962100 gene encoding chromodomain-helicase-DNA-binding protein 3-like isoform X1, with translation MSSLLRSCEDDEGTAVNSEGGDFDEEEEDDGDLDENASDINSPAAPRETAARAAPDDGETSDRDNLGKKKRGPKKKKETKKKDKDKEGKMAKARKRKKIDSDVERDSDYAVNSDSAASNYGGEKKKKKKHKDKKEKKTKKKKKEDEDSTHEETTKPVEMKTSAQLAREWGLEDVDHTFTEEDYHTLTNYKAFSQFMRPLIAKKNPKIPMSKMMTILGAKWREFSSNNPFKGSAAAVAAAAAAAAAAVAEQVSAATASPEPPPQPPPLRKAKTKEGKGPGYKKRSKSPRVSDKKKPKPKKMAPLRIKLGALGNKRKKSSSSEEVDEDDSEQENSSVHSSSVRSDSSGRVKKNKRGRPAKKKKKVLGDEDGDGYETDHQDYCEVCQQGGEIILCDTCPRAYHLVCLEPELEKAPEGKWSCPHCEKEGIQWEAKEDDFEDFEEECDDVRDVEAGLGGEEEDDHMEFCRVCKDGGELLCCDSCPSSYHIHCLNPPLPEIPNGEWLCPRCTCPPIKGRVQKILHWRWGDPPPPVPVPPPPDAPPDAPPPPPMKGRPEREFFVKLVGQSYWHCTWITELQLEIFHSVMFRNYQRKTDMDEPPSLDYGSGGEEDSGKSEKRRAKDPQYAILEEKYYRYGIKPEWMMVHRIINHSVDKKGNYHYLVKWRDLTYDQCTWERDELDIPEFSAHKTLYWRHREEVMKEDPEKPRRMRRREENDEAPCTPVNDPTIKYEEQPDFVTETGGTLHLYQLEGLNWLRFSWAQGTDTILADEMGLGKTIQTIVFLYSLLKEGHTKGPFLVSAPLSTIINWEREFEMWAPDFYVVTYTGDKDSRAIIRENEFTFDDAPVKGGKKAFKLRREAPIKFHVLLTSYELVTIDQNVLKSVDWACLVVDEAHRLKNNQSKFFRRLNDYKIDHKLLLTGTPLQNNLEELFHLLNFLTPNRFNNLEGFLEEFADISKEDQIKKLHDLLGPHMLRRLKADVFKNMPAKTELIVRVELSPMQKKYYKFILTRNFEALNSKGGGNQVSLLNIMMDLKKCCNHPYLFPVASAEAPKTPSGAYEGAGLTKASGKLMLLQKMLRKLKEQGHRVLVFSQMTKMLDLLEDFLDYEGYKYERIDGGITGALRQEAIDRFNAPGACQFCFLLSTRAGGLGINLATADTVIIFDSDWNPHNDIQAFSRAHRIGQANKVMIYRFVTRASVEERITQVAKRKMMLTHLVVRPGLGSKAGSMSKQELDDILKFGTEELFKDEIEAGENKEDDSSVIHYDSTAIERLLDRSQDATDDSDMQNMNEYLSSFKVAQYTVREDDKIEEIEREIIKQEENVDPDYWEKLLRHHYEQQQEDLARNLGKGKRVRKQVNYNDAAQEDQEWHADISDNQSEYSVGSEEEDEDFDERPEGRRQSRRQLRNEKDKPLPPLLARVGGNIEVLGFNTRQRKAFLNAIMRWGMPAQDAFSSQWLVRDLRGKSEKEFKAYVSLFMRHLCEPVADGSETFADGVPREGLCRQPVLTRIGVMSLVKKKVQEFEHINGKWSMPELKPEITVDSKKSSRASSPAIKTDTPTPEMSCNNTPCTSKPATPSPPDKIEKSLKEVEKDECESMTEPEREREKEKAKEGKEGESVESTEPGETSTAVKEGEIEPVNSEKAQTSESPTKASENSKTKESPAVSQSSPKEKSETEIQEEESTEKEAFPEKTSDSPSVKDESREVLKGDKAEKGEKAAEEKEKSELTSPPTETTEKKEKLDQPSDVKKEEVKGEKDAVKEVRGQREEVPKGNSKPTERPRFMFNIADGGFTELHTLWQNEERAAISSGKINEIWHRRHDFWLLAGIVCHGYARWQDIQNDPQFAIVNEPFKTQVNKGNFLEMKNKFLARRFKLLEQALVIEEQLRRAAYLNMTQDPTHPAMALNARFAEVECLAESHQHLSKESLAGNKPANAVLHKVLNQLEELLSDMKADVMRLPATLSRVPPITARLQMSERSILSRLANKGNETHTPPPIPPGPYATPQNYGPPFTPAPSVALTLAGANYSQMSPGAFISEAPSCLKTKEHDVLQRQRVVDLWKDGKSEGSIGQELHMPKSTVHSIIVKYRLSNTVENLPRNGRPKKP